The Xanthobacter flavus genome includes a window with the following:
- a CDS encoding formate--tetrahydrofolate ligase has protein sequence MHDRSARPLDPTSDAAIAASVTPLPIEEVAARLGIPADALYRYGPHKGKISLDFVAEAESRTRGQLVLVTAINPTPAGEGKTTTTIGLGDALSQLGVSTAVCLREPSLGPVFGAKGGATGGGRAQIIPMQDINLHFTGDLHAITAAHNLLSALIDNHIHWGNALDLDARRISWRRVMDLNDRALRQITIGLGGPANGYPREDGFDITVASEVMAILCLADSLSDLEARLSRMIIGQTRGRRMVRAEELGGVGSMVALLKDAFQPNLVQTLEGTPAFVHGGPFANIAHGCNSVMATRTALGLADVVVTEAGFGADLGAEKFLDIKCRQAGLVPSAAVVVATVRALKMHGGVALKELGSPDPAAVTLGCGNLRRHVENLRKFGLPVVVALNHFTGDTIEELEAVRAALAHEGVDVIPCGHWARGGEGALDLARAVRDLLARRPKFEFLYPSALPLKDKIETIAREIYRAERVDFSSTATAKLKEYELAGFGDLPVCMAKTQYSFSADPTARNAPTGHTLPIREVRLSAGAGFVVALAGDIMTMPGLPSAPAAQDIFVMPDGFIAGLS, from the coding sequence ATGCATGACAGAAGCGCTCGACCGCTCGATCCCACATCCGATGCGGCCATCGCCGCGAGCGTCACGCCGCTACCCATAGAAGAGGTGGCGGCCCGTCTCGGCATTCCGGCGGACGCGCTCTATCGCTACGGCCCGCACAAGGGGAAGATCAGCCTCGATTTCGTGGCCGAGGCCGAATCGCGGACGCGCGGGCAATTGGTGCTCGTCACCGCCATCAACCCGACGCCGGCGGGCGAGGGCAAGACCACCACCACCATCGGCCTCGGCGATGCGCTCTCGCAGCTCGGCGTCAGCACCGCCGTTTGCCTGCGCGAGCCCTCTCTCGGCCCGGTGTTCGGCGCCAAGGGCGGTGCCACCGGCGGTGGGCGGGCGCAGATCATCCCCATGCAGGACATCAACCTGCATTTCACCGGCGATCTTCACGCCATCACCGCCGCGCACAATTTGCTTTCGGCGCTGATCGACAACCACATCCACTGGGGCAATGCCCTCGATCTCGACGCCCGGCGCATCAGCTGGCGGCGGGTGATGGACCTCAACGACCGGGCGCTGCGCCAGATCACCATCGGTCTCGGCGGCCCGGCCAACGGCTATCCCCGAGAGGACGGCTTCGACATCACGGTGGCGAGCGAGGTGATGGCCATCCTGTGCCTCGCCGACAGCCTCTCCGATCTCGAAGCCCGGCTCTCGCGCATGATCATCGGCCAGACCCGCGGCCGCCGCATGGTGCGGGCGGAGGAACTGGGCGGCGTCGGCTCCATGGTGGCGCTGCTGAAGGACGCCTTCCAGCCGAATCTCGTGCAGACACTGGAAGGCACGCCCGCCTTCGTCCATGGCGGCCCCTTCGCGAACATCGCCCACGGCTGCAATTCGGTGATGGCGACGCGCACCGCGCTCGGCCTTGCCGACGTGGTGGTGACCGAAGCCGGCTTCGGCGCCGACCTCGGCGCGGAGAAGTTCCTCGACATCAAGTGCCGCCAGGCCGGCCTCGTGCCCTCGGCCGCGGTGGTGGTCGCGACCGTGCGTGCGCTCAAGATGCACGGCGGCGTGGCGCTCAAGGAACTCGGCTCGCCGGACCCGGCAGCGGTGACGCTCGGCTGCGGCAATCTCCGGCGCCATGTGGAAAACCTCCGGAAGTTCGGCCTGCCTGTGGTGGTCGCGCTGAACCATTTCACCGGCGACACGATCGAGGAACTGGAGGCAGTGCGCGCGGCCCTCGCTCACGAGGGCGTCGATGTCATCCCCTGCGGCCACTGGGCCAGGGGCGGGGAGGGCGCGCTCGATCTCGCCCGCGCCGTCCGCGACCTGCTCGCGCGCCGTCCGAAGTTCGAGTTTCTCTATCCCTCCGCGCTTCCGCTGAAGGACAAGATCGAGACCATCGCCCGCGAGATCTATCGCGCGGAGCGGGTGGATTTCTCCTCCACCGCGACGGCGAAGCTCAAGGAATACGAGCTGGCGGGCTTCGGCGACCTGCCCGTGTGCATGGCGAAGACGCAGTATTCCTTCTCCGCCGATCCCACCGCGCGCAACGCGCCCACCGGTCACACTTTGCCCATCCGCGAGGTGCGCCTGTCGGCCGGTGCGGGCTTCGTGGTGGCGCTCGCCGGCGACATCATGACCATGCCGGGCCTGCCCTCTGCGCCGGCCGCGCAGGACATCTTCGTCATGCCGGACGGCTTCATCGCCGGCCTGTCGTGA
- a CDS encoding acetyl-CoA acetyltransferase: MDSKAAIVGWAHSPFGKLEDADTEALMGRVAGAAIEHAGLSPQDVDSIHVGVFNAGFQKQDFQGAMPALSVPELTHVPAVRVENACATGSAAIHSALNYIESGQGRIALVVGAEKMTAKPTAEVGDILLNASYRKEEADIEGGFAGVFGRIAQTYFQRYGDRSEELARIAAKNHKNGVSNPYAQMRKDFGFEFCNTISEKNPYVAGPLRRTDCSLVSDGAAALVIASADVAETLGRAVAFRARAHVNDIMPMSRRDPIAFEGARRAWVKALEKAGLTLDDLSLVETHDCFTVAELIEYEAMGLAKPGEGYKVVREGITEKTGKLPVNASGGLKSKGHPIGATGVSMHVLSAMQLMGEAGDMQIEGAKVAGVFNMGGAAVANYVSILERVK, translated from the coding sequence ATGGACAGCAAGGCCGCCATCGTGGGCTGGGCGCATTCGCCCTTCGGCAAGCTCGAGGACGCGGACACCGAGGCCCTGATGGGCCGGGTGGCCGGCGCCGCCATCGAGCATGCGGGCCTCTCCCCGCAGGATGTGGATTCGATCCATGTGGGCGTGTTCAACGCCGGCTTCCAGAAGCAGGATTTCCAGGGCGCCATGCCCGCGCTCTCGGTGCCGGAACTGACCCATGTGCCGGCCGTCCGCGTCGAGAACGCCTGCGCGACCGGCTCGGCCGCCATCCATTCCGCGCTCAATTATATCGAGAGCGGGCAGGGCCGCATCGCCCTCGTGGTCGGCGCCGAGAAGATGACGGCGAAGCCCACCGCCGAGGTCGGCGACATCCTGCTCAATGCCTCCTACCGCAAGGAAGAGGCGGATATCGAGGGTGGCTTTGCCGGCGTGTTCGGCCGCATCGCGCAGACCTATTTCCAGCGCTACGGCGACCGCTCCGAGGAACTCGCCCGCATCGCCGCCAAGAACCACAAGAACGGCGTTTCCAATCCCTATGCGCAGATGCGCAAGGATTTCGGCTTCGAGTTCTGCAACACCATCTCGGAGAAGAACCCCTACGTCGCCGGCCCGCTGCGCCGCACCGACTGCTCGCTGGTCTCCGACGGCGCGGCCGCGCTGGTGATCGCCTCGGCGGATGTGGCGGAGACGCTCGGCCGCGCCGTCGCCTTCCGCGCCCGCGCCCATGTGAACGACATCATGCCCATGTCGCGCCGCGATCCCATCGCCTTCGAGGGCGCCCGCCGCGCCTGGGTCAAGGCGCTGGAGAAGGCCGGCCTGACGCTGGACGACCTCAGCCTCGTGGAGACCCACGACTGCTTCACCGTGGCCGAGCTGATCGAGTACGAGGCCATGGGCCTCGCCAAGCCCGGCGAAGGCTACAAGGTGGTGCGCGAGGGCATCACCGAAAAGACCGGCAAGCTGCCGGTGAATGCCTCGGGCGGCCTGAAGTCCAAGGGCCACCCCATCGGTGCCACCGGCGTCTCCATGCACGTCCTCTCCGCCATGCAGCTCATGGGCGAGGCCGGCGACATGCAGATCGAGGGCGCGAAGGTGGCCGGCGTCTTCAACATGGGCGGCGCGGCCGTGGCGAACTACGTGTCCATCCTTGAACGGGTGAAGTGA
- a CDS encoding gamma-butyrobetaine hydroxylase-like domain-containing protein has translation MAPASAPAAAPWPTELRVIDDRHTLSITFEDGAKFTLPAEYLRVESPSAEVQGHQPEEKITVPGKRQVRIVQVEPVGNYAVRLIFDDGHGTGLYTWDLLYSYGVNQEEKFGAYLKALETQGLSRG, from the coding sequence ATGGCTCCCGCGTCTGCCCCCGCCGCCGCCCCCTGGCCCACTGAGCTGCGCGTGATCGACGATCGCCACACGCTCTCGATCACCTTCGAGGACGGGGCGAAATTCACGCTTCCCGCCGAATATCTGCGCGTCGAGAGCCCCTCCGCCGAGGTGCAGGGCCACCAGCCGGAGGAGAAGATCACCGTGCCCGGCAAGCGTCAGGTGCGCATCGTGCAGGTGGAGCCGGTGGGCAATTACGCCGTCCGCCTGATCTTCGACGACGGCCACGGCACCGGCCTCTACACCTGGGACCTGCTCTACAGCTACGGCGTAAACCAGGAGGAGAAGTTCGGCGCCTATCTCAAGGCGCTGGAAACGCAGGGGCTTTCGCGCGGCTGA
- the moaA gene encoding GTP 3',8-cyclase MoaA — protein MPRDLIDRPGAAAAQQAGPLVDTFGRAVTYLRVSVTDRCDFRCVYCMSEHMTFLPKQDLLSLEELDRLCSAFVLRGVRKLRLTGGEPLVRRDVMTLFRSLSRHIESGKLDELTVTTNGSQLARYASELAACGVKRINVSIDTLDPVKFRAITRWGELARVLEGVKAAQAAGIKVKINAVALKDVNEHEIASMMEWAHGEGHDLSLIEVMPLGEVGEERVDQYLPLSAVREQLSERFTLTDIAYRTGGPARYVEVKETGGRLGFITPLTHNFCEGCNRVRVTCTGTLYMCLGQEDAADLRAPLRASADDALLHRAIDEAIFRKPKGHDFVIDRKTRQPAVGRHMSTTGG, from the coding sequence GTGCCGAGGGATCTGATCGACCGTCCGGGTGCCGCCGCCGCGCAGCAGGCCGGCCCGCTCGTGGACACTTTCGGCCGCGCCGTCACCTATCTCCGCGTCTCCGTCACGGATCGCTGCGACTTCCGCTGCGTCTATTGCATGTCCGAGCACATGACCTTCCTGCCCAAGCAGGATCTCCTGTCGCTCGAAGAGCTGGACCGCCTGTGCAGCGCCTTCGTGCTGCGCGGCGTGCGCAAGCTGCGCCTCACGGGCGGCGAGCCTCTGGTGCGGCGGGACGTGATGACCCTGTTCCGCAGCCTCTCCCGCCACATCGAGAGCGGCAAGCTGGACGAGCTCACCGTCACCACCAACGGTTCCCAGCTCGCCCGTTACGCTTCGGAACTCGCCGCATGCGGGGTGAAGCGCATCAACGTCTCCATCGATACGCTGGACCCGGTGAAGTTCCGCGCCATCACCCGCTGGGGCGAGCTCGCCCGCGTGCTGGAAGGCGTGAAGGCAGCGCAGGCGGCCGGCATCAAGGTGAAGATCAATGCCGTCGCGCTCAAGGACGTGAACGAGCACGAGATCGCCTCCATGATGGAATGGGCGCATGGCGAGGGCCACGACCTCTCCCTGATCGAGGTGATGCCCCTCGGCGAGGTGGGCGAGGAGCGGGTGGATCAGTATCTGCCGCTCTCCGCCGTGCGCGAGCAGCTTTCCGAACGCTTCACCCTCACCGATATCGCCTATCGCACCGGCGGACCGGCGCGGTATGTGGAGGTGAAGGAGACCGGCGGGCGGCTCGGCTTCATTACGCCGCTGACGCACAATTTCTGCGAGGGTTGCAACCGGGTGCGCGTCACCTGCACCGGCACCCTCTACATGTGCCTCGGCCAGGAGGACGCCGCCGACCTGCGCGCGCCGCTCCGCGCCTCCGCGGACGACGCGCTGCTCCACCGGGCCATCGACGAAGCCATTTTCCGCAAGCCCAAGGGCCATGACTTCGTCATTGACCGCAAGACCCGCCAGCCGGCGGTCGGGCGGCACATGAGCACCACCGGCGGCTGA
- a CDS encoding DMT family transporter, which translates to MSIQAAAQRPVAHRPLSAVKGLIAMVGSMALFITNDTFMKLALREVPLSEGLGLRTVMVSFLFLGLIVASGDILALRYAFRRSVLVRSSLDTVTTFLYVAALAAMPIASTTTIYMATPLITTALAVPLLGEKVGWRSWSAIIVGFCGAVIVTRPDPATFSLIALLPLMAAFTGAARDISTRSIGPEIPGSVVGLTGSVVFCLAAALLAPFERWTMPSTTVVAYLVASAVAFGGGTLLLVFAFRSAPIASLSPMRYLLVFGALISGYFVFGDLPDAWTSIGMALVVGAGLYAIQREHAKSRAARRAAREAPKAGAVTLAAGSLSPGSLAKGTCQPAAACAPARD; encoded by the coding sequence ATGAGCATCCAGGCTGCCGCCCAGCGCCCCGTCGCCCACCGGCCGCTGTCGGCGGTGAAGGGCCTCATCGCCATGGTGGGCTCCATGGCGCTGTTCATCACCAACGACACATTCATGAAGCTGGCGCTGCGCGAGGTGCCCCTCAGCGAGGGTCTTGGCCTGCGCACCGTCATGGTGAGCTTCCTGTTCTTGGGGCTGATCGTGGCCTCGGGTGATATCCTCGCGCTGCGCTACGCGTTCCGGCGCAGCGTACTCGTGCGCTCCTCGCTCGATACCGTCACCACCTTCCTCTACGTCGCCGCGCTGGCCGCGATGCCCATTGCGTCCACCACCACCATCTATATGGCGACGCCGCTCATCACGACGGCGCTCGCCGTGCCGCTCCTCGGCGAGAAGGTGGGCTGGCGCAGCTGGTCGGCCATCATCGTCGGCTTCTGCGGGGCGGTCATCGTGACCCGGCCGGACCCCGCCACTTTCAGTCTCATCGCCCTGCTGCCACTCATGGCCGCCTTCACCGGCGCCGCGCGCGACATCTCCACCCGCAGCATCGGGCCGGAAATTCCCGGGTCGGTGGTCGGCCTCACCGGCTCAGTGGTCTTCTGCCTCGCTGCCGCGCTGCTCGCGCCGTTCGAGCGCTGGACGATGCCGTCGACCACGGTTGTCGCCTATCTCGTCGCGTCCGCCGTTGCGTTCGGCGGTGGCACGCTTTTGCTGGTATTCGCCTTCCGCAGCGCACCCATCGCCTCGCTTTCGCCCATGCGCTATTTGCTGGTGTTCGGGGCGCTCATCTCCGGCTACTTCGTGTTCGGCGACCTGCCGGACGCCTGGACCAGCATCGGCATGGCGCTCGTTGTCGGCGCCGGCCTCTACGCCATCCAGCGCGAGCATGCGAAGAGCCGCGCGGCGCGTCGGGCGGCGCGTGAGGCGCCCAAGGCCGGTGCCGTCACCCTTGCGGCAGGCTCCCTTTCTCCCGGCTCTCTTGCCAAGGGGACCTGCCAGCCGGCCGCCGCCTGCGCCCCCGCGCGGGACTGA
- a CDS encoding sulfate/molybdate ABC transporter ATP-binding protein encodes MTIDVVGVTKRFKTFAALDNVSLTIRTGELVALLGPSGSGKTTLLRIIAGLEWPDSGEVRFDGEDALARSVRERNVGFVFQHYALFRHMNVFENVAFGLRVRRGAGKLPEAAIREKVNELLSLVQIDWLAERYPAQLSGGQRQRVALARALAISPKVLLLDEPFGALDAKVRKELRRWLRHLHEELPVTSVLVTHDQEEALELADRVVVMGHGKIEQVGSPGEVYDNPATAFVHDFIGETIALPGEVKGGALYLGGRPLGLDPQGVADGPARILARPHDVDLADPSSTAISGKVLSVRTFGPTRRADVELSGSTGPVIVEAAVPHGQDLAPGTQVGLKPRRYKVFAA; translated from the coding sequence ATGACCATCGACGTCGTCGGCGTCACCAAGCGCTTCAAGACCTTTGCCGCGCTCGACAATGTGAGCCTCACCATCCGCACCGGCGAGCTCGTCGCTTTGCTCGGCCCTTCGGGCTCGGGCAAGACCACGCTGCTGCGCATCATCGCCGGCCTCGAATGGCCGGATTCCGGCGAGGTGCGCTTCGACGGGGAGGATGCGCTCGCCCGCTCCGTGCGCGAGCGCAACGTGGGCTTCGTGTTCCAGCATTACGCTCTGTTCCGGCACATGAACGTGTTCGAGAACGTGGCCTTCGGCCTGCGCGTGCGCCGTGGCGCGGGCAAGCTGCCGGAAGCCGCCATCCGCGAGAAGGTCAACGAGCTGCTCTCTTTGGTGCAGATCGACTGGCTGGCCGAGCGCTATCCCGCCCAGCTCTCCGGTGGCCAGCGCCAGCGCGTGGCCCTCGCCCGTGCCCTCGCCATCTCCCCCAAGGTGCTGCTGCTGGACGAGCCCTTCGGCGCCCTCGACGCCAAGGTGCGCAAGGAGCTGCGCCGCTGGCTCCGCCACCTGCACGAGGAGCTGCCCGTCACTTCCGTTCTCGTCACTCACGACCAGGAAGAGGCGCTGGAGCTGGCCGACCGGGTGGTGGTCATGGGCCACGGCAAGATCGAGCAGGTGGGCTCTCCCGGCGAGGTCTATGACAATCCCGCCACCGCCTTCGTCCACGACTTCATCGGCGAGACCATCGCGCTCCCCGGCGAGGTGAAGGGCGGCGCGCTCTATCTCGGCGGCCGGCCGCTGGGGCTCGATCCGCAGGGCGTGGCCGACGGCCCGGCCCGCATCCTCGCCCGGCCACACGATGTGGATCTGGCTGATCCGTCATCGACCGCCATCTCCGGCAAGGTGCTGTCGGTGCGCACCTTCGGCCCCACCCGCCGCGCCGACGTGGAGCTGAGCGGCAGCACCGGCCCGGTGATCGTGGAAGCGGCGGTGCCCCACGGCCAGGACCTCGCGCCGGGCACGCAGGTGGGCCTCAAGCCCCGCCGCTACAAGGTGTTCGCCGCCTGA
- the cysW gene encoding sulfate ABC transporter permease subunit CysW: MNALDQTPGAPRGASEGLPSALAQSHAYGAQRGRPVSTEPRAVRIILTLIALTFLTLFIGLPLVSVFYEALKRGWQAYVAALVEPDALAAIRLTLIVAAISVVANLLFGLVAAWSIAKFEFPGKSLLITLIDLPFSVSPVVAGLIYVLLFGSQGLFAAYLAAWDIKIIFALPGIVLATIFVTFPFVARELIPLMQEQGTAEEEAAISLGASGLSTFFRVTLPNVKWALLYGVLLCNARAMGEFGAVSVVSGHIRGLTNTMPLHIEILYNEYQFVASFAVASLLALLALVTLIAKTILEHRLAEEDR, encoded by the coding sequence ATGAACGCCCTCGACCAGACGCCCGGCGCCCCCCGCGGCGCGAGCGAAGGGCTGCCCTCGGCGCTGGCGCAGTCCCATGCCTATGGGGCGCAGCGCGGCCGCCCGGTGAGCACCGAGCCGCGGGCCGTGCGCATCATCCTCACGCTGATCGCCCTCACCTTCCTCACCCTGTTCATCGGCCTGCCGCTGGTGAGCGTGTTCTACGAGGCGCTGAAGCGCGGCTGGCAAGCCTATGTGGCGGCGCTGGTGGAGCCCGACGCCCTCGCCGCCATCCGGCTCACGCTCATCGTCGCGGCCATCTCGGTGGTGGCGAACCTGCTGTTTGGCCTCGTCGCGGCCTGGTCCATCGCCAAGTTCGAGTTCCCCGGCAAAAGCCTGCTCATCACCCTGATCGACCTGCCCTTCTCCGTTTCCCCGGTGGTGGCGGGCCTCATCTATGTGCTGCTGTTCGGCTCGCAGGGCCTGTTCGCCGCGTACCTCGCGGCGTGGGACATCAAGATCATCTTTGCGCTGCCGGGCATCGTGCTCGCCACCATCTTCGTCACCTTCCCCTTCGTCGCGCGCGAGCTGATCCCGCTGATGCAGGAGCAGGGCACGGCGGAGGAGGAGGCGGCCATCTCGCTCGGCGCCTCGGGCCTGTCCACCTTCTTCCGGGTGACGCTGCCCAACGTGAAATGGGCGCTGCTTTACGGCGTGCTGCTGTGCAACGCCCGCGCCATGGGCGAGTTCGGCGCCGTTTCGGTGGTGTCGGGCCATATACGCGGCCTCACCAACACCATGCCGCTGCACATCGAGATCCTCTATAACGAATACCAGTTCGTCGCCTCCTTCGCGGTGGCGTCCCTGCTGGCGCTGCTGGCGCTCGTCACGCTGATCGCCAAGACCATTCTCGAACACCGCCTCGCCGAGGAAGACAGATGA
- the cysT gene encoding sulfate ABC transporter permease subunit CysT: MSASSSRLRFRQPSVIPGFGLTLGLTLTWLGLIVLLPLSALFIKTSELSLERFIAIVTATRTLHALQVSFGLAFGAALINMVFGAIVVWVLVRYDFPGKKVVDALIDIPFALPTAVAGIALTSLYAENGWIGSLLAPLGIQVSFTPLGILVALVFIGLPFVVRTVQPVLADLDQELEDAAASLGATRAQALIRVVLPSVWPALLTGFALAFARAVGEYGSVIFIAGNLPGVSEIAPLLIVIRLEEFRYADATAIATVMLVASFILLLIINRLQRWAELRGSKHG; the protein is encoded by the coding sequence ATGAGCGCCTCATCGTCCCGCCTCCGTTTCCGGCAGCCGAGCGTGATCCCCGGCTTCGGCCTCACGCTGGGCCTCACGCTGACGTGGCTGGGGCTCATCGTCCTGCTGCCGTTGTCGGCGCTGTTCATCAAGACGAGCGAGCTGTCGCTGGAGCGCTTCATCGCCATCGTCACGGCGACGCGCACGCTCCATGCGCTGCAGGTGTCGTTCGGGCTCGCCTTCGGTGCCGCGCTCATCAACATGGTGTTCGGCGCCATCGTGGTGTGGGTGCTGGTGCGCTACGACTTTCCCGGCAAGAAGGTGGTGGACGCGCTCATCGACATTCCCTTCGCCTTGCCCACGGCGGTGGCCGGCATCGCGCTGACCTCGCTCTATGCGGAGAACGGCTGGATCGGCTCGCTGCTGGCGCCGCTGGGCATCCAGGTGTCGTTCACGCCGCTGGGCATCCTCGTCGCCCTCGTCTTCATCGGGCTGCCCTTCGTGGTGCGCACCGTGCAGCCGGTGCTGGCCGACCTTGACCAGGAACTGGAGGACGCCGCCGCGAGCCTCGGCGCCACGCGCGCGCAGGCCCTCATCCGCGTGGTGCTGCCCTCGGTCTGGCCGGCGCTGCTCACCGGCTTCGCCCTCGCCTTCGCGCGGGCGGTGGGCGAATACGGCTCCGTCATCTTCATCGCCGGCAACTTGCCGGGCGTGTCGGAGATCGCGCCGCTGCTGATCGTCATCCGCCTGGAGGAGTTCCGTTATGCGGACGCCACCGCCATCGCGACCGTGATGCTGGTCGCCTCCTTCATCCTGCTGCTCATCATCAACCGCCTCCAGCGCTGGGCGGAGCTGCGCGGGAGCAAGCACGGATGA
- a CDS encoding sulfate ABC transporter substrate-binding protein, with protein sequence MSSRRTFLRTGLAAATALALSAGAVAAADITLLNVSYDPTRELYANVNKAFAAEWTKAHPGDTVKINQSHGGSGKQARSVIDGLEADVVTLALAYDIDAIAEKGYLAKDWQKRLPDNSAPYTSTIVFLVRKGNPKGIKDWDDLVKPGIKIVTPNPKTSGGARWNYLAAWGYALKKSGGDEAKAKDFVKALYKNAPVLDTGARGSTVTFVERKIGDVLIAWENEAYLSVNELGPDKFDIITPSVSILAEPPVTVVDKVVDKKGTRAISDAYLKFLYTPIGQEIAAKNYYRPRDEQVAAKYKDKFAKVDLFTIDQVFGGWQKAQKTHFSDGGIFDQITGN encoded by the coding sequence ATGTCGTCTCGCCGCACGTTCCTGCGCACGGGCCTTGCTGCCGCCACGGCACTCGCACTTTCGGCCGGTGCCGTCGCCGCAGCCGACATCACGCTACTGAACGTCTCCTACGACCCCACCCGCGAGCTCTATGCGAACGTGAACAAGGCGTTCGCCGCCGAGTGGACGAAGGCGCATCCCGGCGACACGGTGAAGATCAACCAGTCCCACGGCGGCTCCGGCAAGCAGGCACGCTCGGTCATCGACGGCCTTGAGGCCGACGTGGTGACGCTCGCCCTCGCCTATGACATCGACGCCATCGCCGAGAAGGGCTACCTCGCCAAGGACTGGCAGAAGCGGCTACCGGACAATTCCGCGCCCTACACGTCCACCATCGTGTTCCTCGTGCGCAAGGGCAATCCCAAGGGCATCAAGGACTGGGACGATCTGGTGAAGCCCGGCATCAAGATCGTCACGCCCAATCCCAAGACCTCCGGCGGCGCCCGCTGGAACTATCTGGCGGCCTGGGGCTACGCGCTGAAGAAGAGCGGCGGCGATGAGGCCAAGGCCAAGGACTTCGTGAAGGCGCTCTACAAGAACGCGCCCGTGCTCGACACGGGCGCCCGCGGCTCCACCGTCACCTTCGTCGAGCGCAAGATCGGCGACGTCCTCATCGCCTGGGAGAACGAGGCCTATCTCTCGGTGAACGAGCTTGGCCCCGACAAGTTCGACATCATCACCCCCTCCGTCTCCATCCTCGCCGAACCGCCGGTGACGGTCGTCGACAAGGTGGTGGACAAGAAGGGCACGCGCGCCATCTCGGACGCCTATCTGAAGTTCCTCTACACCCCGATCGGCCAGGAGATCGCGGCGAAGAACTATTATCGCCCGCGCGACGAGCAGGTGGCCGCCAAGTACAAGGACAAGTTCGCGAAGGTGGACCTGTTCACCATCGATCAGGTCTTCGGCGGCTGGCAGAAGGCGCAGAAGACGCACTTCTCCGATGGCGGCATCTTCGACCAGATCACCGGCAACTGA
- a CDS encoding phosphoadenylyl-sulfate reductase: MNALERAAPRLDLDALNARLENASPLDVIAAGLAAFPGRIAAVSSFGTESAVLLHMIAQVDPATPILFLDTGHLFEETLAYRDTLAGHLGLTNVQTFSPDPAALAARDPERGLWSDNADACCALRKVEPLARALAPFGAWFNGRKRYQASTRTAISLVEQDGERVKFNPLAAMGRDELVGYMDAHGLPRHPLEKHGFASIGCMPCTSRVQPGEDPRAGRWRGKAKTECGIHFGDGI, translated from the coding sequence ATGAACGCCCTTGAGCGGGCCGCTCCCCGCCTCGATCTCGACGCGCTGAACGCGCGGCTGGAGAACGCCTCGCCGCTGGACGTGATCGCCGCCGGCCTTGCCGCCTTTCCCGGGCGCATCGCTGCCGTGTCGTCCTTCGGCACCGAATCGGCCGTGCTGCTGCACATGATCGCGCAGGTGGACCCGGCGACGCCGATCCTCTTCCTCGACACCGGCCACCTGTTCGAGGAGACGCTGGCCTATCGCGACACGCTGGCCGGCCACCTCGGCCTCACCAATGTGCAGACCTTCTCGCCCGATCCCGCCGCCCTCGCCGCGCGCGACCCGGAGCGGGGGCTGTGGTCAGACAATGCGGATGCCTGCTGCGCCCTCCGCAAGGTGGAGCCGCTGGCGCGTGCCCTCGCCCCCTTTGGGGCGTGGTTCAACGGCCGCAAGCGCTACCAGGCATCAACCCGCACCGCCATCTCACTGGTGGAGCAGGACGGGGAACGGGTGAAGTTCAATCCCCTCGCCGCCATGGGCCGGGACGAACTCGTCGGCTACATGGATGCCCACGGCCTGCCGCGCCACCCGCTGGAAAAGCATGGCTTCGCCTCCATCGGCTGCATGCCCTGCACCTCCCGGGTCCAGCCGGGCGAGGACCCGCGCGCCGGCCGCTGGCGGGGCAAGGCCAAGACCGAATGCGGCATCCATTTCGGCGACGGCATTTGA
- a CDS encoding DUF934 domain-containing protein: MPLVKNGAPAEDLFTTVADDAALPDGPVLVSAERFLKEADALVARNDEIGVLWPNSKDVAELKPYLSRLSVVALTFPKFRDGRAYSQARLLRERYGFKGELRAVGNVLRDQALMMTRAGFDAFAFEKAADAEAFGKALATYSHFYQPTGDGRATARDVRTGHAGLAPVEG, translated from the coding sequence ATGCCCCTCGTTAAGAACGGCGCGCCCGCCGAGGACCTCTTCACCACCGTCGCCGATGACGCGGCCCTGCCCGACGGGCCGGTGCTGGTCTCCGCCGAGCGCTTCCTGAAGGAGGCCGACGCCCTCGTCGCGCGCAACGACGAGATCGGCGTCCTTTGGCCCAACAGCAAGGACGTGGCGGAGCTGAAGCCCTATCTCTCCCGCCTCTCCGTGGTGGCGCTGACCTTTCCGAAGTTCCGCGACGGCCGCGCCTACAGCCAGGCCCGCCTGCTGCGCGAGCGCTACGGCTTCAAGGGCGAACTGCGGGCGGTGGGCAACGTGCTGCGCGACCAGGCGCTGATGATGACGCGCGCCGGCTTCGACGCCTTCGCCTTCGAGAAGGCGGCCGATGCCGAGGCTTTCGGCAAGGCGCTCGCCACCTATTCCCACTTCTACCAGCCGACCGGCGACGGGCGAGCCACCGCCCGCGACGTCCGCACCGGCCATGCGGGCCTCGCGCCCGTGGAGGGATGA